A single genomic interval of Festucalex cinctus isolate MCC-2025b chromosome 16, RoL_Fcin_1.0, whole genome shotgun sequence harbors:
- the akap14 gene encoding A-kinase anchor protein 14 yields MDDQCPAEFSPKEDTGPLKKIVSLPTELRELVRILRERDRDPPEDHIKWVAAQDFTVEVGTEQIAEYIRTWGLKPPWIYSLDCLCSTDDVHRTYYHYRARFSSPSSQRPIQGTASVYFAVQVSKSGEPTDPVKVHFVVESHRLIHTPGRTRFTDKWLVDIIEKKTVLREAIQF; encoded by the coding sequence ATGGACGATCAATGTCCTGCGGAATTTAGTCCAAAAGAAGATACTGGTCCATTAAAGAAAATAGTCTCTTTACCCACGGAGTTGCGCGAGCTTGTCAGAATCCTGCGCGAGCGGGACCGCGACCCACCCGAAGACCACATCAAGTGGGTGGCGGCCCAAGACTTCACCGTGGAAGTCGGCACGGAACAGATCGCTGAGTACATTCGGACGTGGGGGCTGAAACCGCCGTGGATTTACAGTCTGGACTGCCTTTGCTCGACGGACGACGTGCATCGAACCTACTACCACTACCGGGCTCGCTTCAGCAGTCCGTCCTCGCAGAGGCCCATTCAGGGGACGGCCAGCGTCTACTTCGCCGTTCAAGTGTCGAAAAGTGGAGAGCCAACCGACCCCGTCAAAGTCCACTTTGTCGTGGAGTCGCATAGGTTAATACACACGCCGGGGAGGACTCGCTTCACTGACAAGTGGCTGGTGGACATTATTGAGAAGAAGACTGTGCTAAGAGAAGCGATTCAATTTTGA